The following proteins are encoded in a genomic region of Candidatus Dechloromonas phosphoritropha:
- a CDS encoding ATP-binding protein: MVDSTIGAGKNAAELPVTLGRHDGSHAKALAQLAKTDVLIINDWGLAPLTDESRRDLLKIVDDRHGCRSTIITSQLPMRYWYAVIGDPTLADAILDHLVH; the protein is encoded by the coding sequence ATTGTCGACAGCACGATCGGCGCTGGAAAGAACGCCGCAGAGTTACCGGTTACGCTGGGGCGCCACGATGGCAGCCATGCCAAGGCCTTGGCGCAGCTGGCCAAGACCGACGTACTGATCATCAATGACTGGGGCCTGGCGCCGTTGACCGACGAGAGCCGCCGCGACTTGCTGAAAATCGTCGATGACCGACATGGTTGCCGTTCCACCATCATCACCAGCCAGTTACCGATGCGGTACTGGTATGCCGTCATCGGTGACCCAACCCTGGCCGATGCCATTCTCGACCACCTGGTCCATTAA
- a CDS encoding IS66 family insertion sequence element accessory protein TnpB, which produces MAKAGEGSRVRRSASEWGALLSRFPGSGLNVATFCKREGISDTSFHRWRTRLGIALDSQDKASGQPATFVDVGPLSTTTATPARFHLTLDLGGGLILQPERR; this is translated from the coding sequence ATGGCCAAGGCAGGGGAAGGGTCGCGGGTGCGGCGTAGCGCGAGCGAATGGGGGGCGTTGCTGTCGCGATTTCCGGGCAGCGGTTTGAACGTTGCGACCTTCTGCAAACGCGAAGGGATCAGCGATACCAGCTTCCATCGCTGGCGCACACGTCTGGGCATCGCCCTCGACAGTCAGGACAAGGCCAGCGGCCAGCCGGCCACCTTCGTCGACGTCGGCCCTCTGAGCACAACCACGGCGACGCCCGCTCGTTTCCACCTCACCCTCGACCTCGGCGGCGGCCTGATCCTGCAGCCGGAGCGCCGCTGA
- the tnpB gene encoding IS66 family insertion sequence element accessory protein TnpB: MFFPEGQIRVQVYGQPVDLRKSFDGLYAITRHVLGQDPLSGQLFVFFNRRGTQVKVLYWDRSGFCLWAKRLEEGRFVANWDKVRTCEIDWTGLKLLLEGIEPGRRKKRYHASGAPIKTLQNSGLC, encoded by the coding sequence ATGTTTTTCCCTGAAGGCCAAATCCGCGTCCAAGTCTATGGCCAGCCGGTCGACCTGCGCAAATCCTTCGACGGTCTGTACGCGATCACCCGTCATGTCCTCGGTCAGGACCCGCTGAGCGGCCAGCTCTTCGTCTTCTTCAATCGCCGTGGCACTCAGGTGAAGGTGCTCTACTGGGATCGCAGCGGCTTCTGCCTGTGGGCCAAGCGTCTCGAAGAAGGCCGTTTCGTCGCCAACTGGGATAAAGTGCGCACGTGCGAAATCGACTGGACCGGTCTGAAACTGCTCCTCGAAGGGATCGAGCCGGGACGCCGGAAGAAGCGTTATCACGCCTCTGGAGCGCCCATAAAAACGCTTCAAAACAGCGGCTTGTGTTAA
- a CDS encoding ATP-binding protein produces MTLLHLPTHERLQKLRLTGMVRVLNTQSLQAANPEGVDFRYPCGLGRALFARLMAGVWVATHQNVLVCSPIGVGKTFLACALVNQACRQGNSALYVCLPRLLPALALGRNRQLRGVERPYFGNAYKGERSGF; encoded by the coding sequence ATGACATTGCTCCACCTTCCTACCCACGAGCGCTTGCAAAAGCTCCGTCTGACCGGCATGGTCCGTGTGTTGAACACACAAAGCCTGCAGGCTGCCAACCCGGAAGGTGTCGATTTCCGTTATCCCTGCGGACTCGGCCGGGCCTTGTTCGCGCGTCTGATGGCTGGCGTTTGGGTGGCTACCCACCAGAACGTCCTGGTTTGCAGCCCGATTGGGGTTGGCAAGACCTTCCTGGCTTGTGCCTTGGTGAATCAGGCCTGCCGGCAGGGAAACAGCGCGCTTTACGTCTGCTTGCCGCGTCTGCTCCCGGCGCTGGCGCTGGGGCGTAACCGGCAACTACGCGGCGTCGAGCGCCCCTACTTCGGCAACGCGTACAAAGGTGAGCGCAGCGGGTTCTGA
- a CDS encoding AsnC family protein: MRKILEVLRLYHEGRRSHREIARAVVASPTTVGKILRHAKLVGIGHPLPDGMSGMGVEATLYPPPAPSSA; the protein is encoded by the coding sequence ATGCGCAAGATTCTGGAAGTACTGCGCCTGTACCACGAAGGCAGGCGCAGCCATCGTGAAATCGCCCGAGCAGTCGTCGCCTCGCCGACGACGGTGGGCAAAATCCTCCGGCATGCAAAGCTGGTCGGCATCGGCCATCCCCTGCCGGACGGAATGAGCGGGATGGGGGTCGAGGCCACCCTGTATCCGCCACCGGCGCCATCATCAGCCTGA
- a CDS encoding IS5 family transposase (programmed frameshift) — MVRLWLRDDQFERIASLLPGKASDPGCTAADNRQFVEAVLWIARTGSPWRDLPCPFGPWNSVYQRFARWSRCGVWHRIFTQLAQDADFEEVFIDSTIVRAHQHAAGAPKKNGGQALGRSRGGLSTKIHALVEGLGSLARFRLTGGEAGDSPQALPLLGDLLPDSLSADKAYDTDAIIEHLAANEIQAVIPPKSNRIVQRSFDQHLYKNRNLVERFFCRIKQFRGIATRYDKLAERFASFVALAAAFIWLT; from the exons ATGGTACGTTTGTGGTTGCGTGATGATCAGTTTGAGCGGATAGCGTCCCTGTTGCCGGGTAAAGCCAGCGACCCGGGGTGCACGGCGGCCGATAATCGACAGTTCGTTGAAGCGGTTTTGTGGATTGCTCGCACGGGTAGTCCGTGGCGTGACCTGCCATGCCCATTCGGGCCGTGGAATAGTGTCTATCAACGATTTGCTCGCTGGTCGCGGTGTGGTGTCTGGCATCGCATCTTCACCCAGTTGGCGCAGGACGCAGATTTCGAAGAGGTGTTCATCGACAGCACCATCGTTCGCGCCCATCAACATGCCGCCGGTGCAC CCAAAAAAAACGGTGGCCAGGCGCTTGGGCGATCACGGGGCGGACTGAGCACCAAGATTCACGCCCTGGTTGAAGGCTTGGGGTCACTCGCCCGCTTTCGTCTCACCGGTGGAGAAGCCGGTGACAGCCCTCAAGCGCTGCCCCTGTTGGGCGATCTGTTGCCCGACTCGCTGAGTGCGGACAAAGCCTACGACACAGACGCGATCATCGAGCATCTTGCTGCGAATGAGATTCAAGCGGTCATCCCTCCCAAAAGCAATCGTATTGTCCAGCGTAGTTTCGATCAGCACCTTTACAAAAATCGCAACCTGGTAGAACGCTTCTTCTGCCGGATCAAGCAGTTCCGAGGCATCGCCACGCGCTATGACAAACTCGCCGAACGCTTCGCTTCCTTCGTCGCCCTCGCCGCAGCTTTCATCTGGCTCACGTGA
- a CDS encoding RNA polymerase subunit sigma (Bacteria have multiple sigma factors which are active under specific conditions; the sigma factor binds with the catalytic core of RNA polymerase to produce the holoenzyme and directs bacterial core RNA polymerase to specific promoter elements to initiate transcription), with translation MIEKLEFPRNDMTTDPLCDTEFLTSLWRDMLRFADIQLRNKTQAEDAEQGVLTAALAGHEKSASRVSLRTSVLAILKNKIVDVPRRKVRENVVVADEDADSDIEANFNDRSYWAQNTPRSEWESPDKVTENKRFWEVFEACLYRLPKASASIFTMREVLGFDSDNICATLTITSNNCWVQLHRTCLGVNRFGEAT, from the coding sequence ATGATCGAAAAACTGGAATTCCCGCGAAACGACATGACCACAGACCCGCTGTGCGACACCGAGTTCCTGACCAGTCTGTGGAGAGATATGCTGCGCTTTGCTGACATTCAGTTGCGCAACAAGACTCAGGCCGAGGATGCGGAGCAGGGAGTATTGACTGCCGCGCTGGCCGGCCACGAAAAATCCGCTTCGCGGGTATCCTTGCGCACTTCGGTCCTGGCCATCCTCAAAAACAAGATCGTCGATGTCCCTCGCCGCAAGGTTCGGGAAAATGTGGTGGTCGCCGACGAGGATGCTGATTCGGATATCGAAGCCAATTTCAACGACCGTTCGTACTGGGCCCAGAACACTCCCCGCTCCGAATGGGAGAGTCCGGACAAGGTGACGGAGAACAAGCGGTTCTGGGAGGTCTTCGAAGCCTGCCTCTACCGCTTGCCCAAAGCAAGTGCCAGCATCTTCACGATGCGCGAGGTGCTCGGCTTCGATAGCGATAACATTTGCGCCACCCTGACGATCACCAGCAACAACTGCTGGGTCCAACTGCACCGCACCTGTCTGGGCGTCAACCGGTTTGGCGAGGCAACTTGA
- a CDS encoding Tim44 domain-containing protein, with product MKSFAIMTAALVLGLTLVTGDAEAARRLGGGKSAGMQRESISAQKSTNAAPAPSQAAATAPQGAPGAPAAQPKRSWMGPLAGLAAGLGLAALASHLGFGEGLANMLMIGLLIMAVVMVIGFVMRRRAASQQPALAGASGMRYAAQGADTNRDDRNVEPRFSTPVAAGSGAAAIAGAGTTVSIPAGFDVDAFVRNAKVNFIRLQAANDAGNLEDIREFTTPEMFGEIKLNFVDRGQADQQTDVVTVNAEVLDVAEESERYIVSVHFTGLIREAANAPAEPFDEIWHMIKPRAGGGWVLAGIQQTQ from the coding sequence ATGAAATCCTTTGCCATCATGACTGCTGCGCTGGTGCTCGGCTTGACGCTGGTTACCGGCGATGCCGAAGCAGCGAGGCGCCTGGGCGGCGGCAAATCCGCCGGTATGCAGCGCGAATCGATCAGCGCCCAGAAATCGACCAATGCCGCCCCGGCCCCCAGCCAGGCAGCGGCAACGGCGCCACAGGGAGCGCCGGGCGCTCCTGCGGCCCAGCCCAAGCGTTCGTGGATGGGCCCGCTGGCCGGTCTAGCGGCCGGTCTCGGCCTGGCGGCGCTGGCCTCACATTTGGGTTTTGGTGAAGGCTTGGCCAATATGTTGATGATTGGGTTGTTGATCATGGCCGTCGTGATGGTCATCGGCTTCGTCATGCGCCGCCGGGCGGCGTCCCAGCAACCGGCGCTGGCCGGTGCCAGCGGCATGCGGTATGCCGCGCAGGGCGCCGATACGAATCGTGATGACCGGAACGTCGAGCCCCGCTTTTCTACTCCGGTCGCTGCCGGGAGCGGGGCGGCGGCAATTGCCGGTGCGGGTACCACGGTAAGTATTCCAGCCGGATTCGATGTCGATGCCTTCGTCCGCAATGCCAAGGTGAACTTCATCCGCCTGCAGGCGGCGAACGATGCCGGCAATCTGGAAGACATCCGCGAGTTCACGACGCCGGAAATGTTTGGCGAGATCAAGCTGAATTTTGTCGATCGTGGCCAGGCGGACCAGCAGACCGACGTTGTCACTGTCAATGCCGAGGTTCTGGATGTTGCCGAGGAAAGCGAGCGTTACATCGTCAGCGTGCATTTCACTGGCCTGATCCGTGAAGCTGCCAATGCTCCCGCGGAACCGTTCGATGAAATCTGGCACATGATCAAGCCGCGCGCAGGTGGCGGCTGGGTGCTCGCGGGCATCCAGCAGACCCAGTAA